Genomic segment of Brachyhypopomus gauderio isolate BG-103 chromosome 10, BGAUD_0.2, whole genome shotgun sequence:
actgtccatgaagcccgcagaacagacagcagctggagtttgtcggtcagcgagttcatggcattcgtagcaatcctatttctacgagcagtcctctgtccagttggagcgatgtcggactgttggtcggcaatgtttgctgtgccttcgatccaggagacaatggcacggggccgctaccaagaaatcatgcggtacttgcgctttgataataaggacacccgtgcagagcgtgcaaagagcgacagatttgctgcgatctcggacatctggcagcgatttgtgaacaactgcattttgtgctataccccaggcaaggaactgacagtcgtgacaattttttcacatctctttccctggctaagaagctgctggaatgcaacacgactctgcttgggacaatgaacaagattcgccgagaatttcctttggaagccaaaaacgccaagggacgtgagaagttgtcaacggaggtgtacagatccgatgatgcgcttctgacggtgtatgcctccaagcccaacaaaacagtttgcgttctgagcactatgcacacgcacgtggagaTTGCCGACGACCGCAAAAGGAAGCCAAACActgtgacggactacaaccggacgaaggtatgcatgtgttggcattgataaatcaatttatcatacatgaatgaatttattcaaaatataacatgtacttctttgtatttgttctttgcagtgcgccgttgacatcatggaccagaaggcgcgtgcatacacagtgcgtgcagaaacacgccggtggcccgttgcagtgttttataacatacttgacctggcagcgatgaacgcgcgtgttttgtacacggcatgtacggggtccacagagagtaggagagtttttatgtgtgctcttgctgaggaactccgtcttcgtttcctacaggaaaagaagttgaagagaacgccacgtccttcgcctgctcctggaaagaagactacgtatcaggtgcagacaaactgcaaccggaaccacagcataaccccgtgcgctgcatgcggcaagtacacctgtcgcaagtgtagggcagagtgtccctggctgtgtggcaactgtgtacctaaaactacatgaaggtacgtcgataagtatatttatatatatatgaatgaatgaatgtttcaatttatatagcgccttatagcgctacgttacagacaaccaatcacacacacatatatatacacacacacactattatttgaacataaccaaaaatctcttctctttctgttccacagtcgcacatcatgaaacccggtgtcacggtctgccccgcatctcctgccatttcatgtctgtttccgtgttagtcctctgtttatttctcgtggtggttgctggttatttttctcatggttgctggaattggattcccgttctgttatgacccatgcctgtgatattttcacagaatcaatttatacatgaatgaattcattctaaatataacatgtacttctgtgcgtgcatacacagtgcacgcaggaacacgccggtggcccgttgaccttggcagcgatgaacgatgaacctgccgcaaatgtaagaaagagggtccctggctggtacacatgaatgaattcgttcaaaatataacatgtactttgttctttgcagtgcgccgttgacagacatcatgaaggtgcgtgcatacacagtgcgcgcaagaacacgccggtggcccgttgcatgcggcgagtacaccctggctgtgtagcaactgttggctacaactacatgaaggtacgttgataagtaggcctacatatgtaacaccacatatgttacgtatttttgtcttctgaaagattttattcaaaatgtaaggtgtactttgaattgttctccacagcatcaacgcgtgtgttgcatgcggcaagtgcatctggcgagtacaccctcaactttcttgacattccacttcaaaaaacccggaatagacatccatgtttgatcaaaataaagttgttttacagcacatgaatttgttcttcctgtcttttcctctccttttccagtctgctgtttagatcacaacatttatcagccatatatataattgcgccatataatttcttagcttttcaaacgcgaattcaaacgcggaaacagaaagtgtaacaaatattatatagtgtagtaaatatacaaagagcttcaaacaatatacaaagaggttcaaacaattttatttatttttattgtttgacgggactcatttgagaaactgtcgtctctacgtgcgcttgaattgtaccttttgaaacacgagtctacaaaatttacgctgtttgttgtaggatcggtaacatatacagtctgcttgtttgtaaccaagtttttcgtgaagtatcacgtttggtgctttgtatgagcttggaggtgagccgcttgtgctttggcaggcgtatgagcttgggggtgagacgcttccaccgcattaccaagacaatgggcgttaatcccttcacagcaggggagtgggctacatagaccttactaagccttgcgaaaattttcgcggccgtcgggttcctagtgttaaCCACCTGTAAAAATTTGTGAACCGCGTATGGAGCCCTGCCTGATGATGTAACCTAGGAAGTTTACCTCAGTGCGGTGAAACTTGCTtagcggttgccaggagaacggtacttgtcttaCTGCAATTTGCCAagtgtaaaatttggtggaaggGGATTATGgtctggggttgtttttcaggagctgggcttggccccttagttgtagtgaaaggaactctgaatgcttcagcataccaagacattttggacaattccatgctcccaactttgtgggaacagatTGGAgatggccccttcctcttccaacatgactgtgcaccagtgcacaattcaaggtccataaagacatggatggcagagtctagtatggatgaacttgactggcctgcacagagacCTGACTTCAATCCGATAGAagacctttgggatgaattggaGAGGAGAccgagagccaggccttctcgtccaacatcagcaTGTAACCTcccaaatgcacttctggaagaatggtcaaaaattcacataaacacactcctaaaccttgaaGATGGGATGCTAATTCTTCCCAGAAGacttgaagctgttctagctgcaaatgtgaaccaacgtcatattgaacccctGGATTAGGAATACAAcatcacttaagctcatatgctTTTGGCGATATAGTGTATCTGCCAAAGTCTGTCACCACATTAATGTGACATTGAATATCAGGTGAGTGATGATCCAGACTAACTAGCCACTCAGATGTTAGTGGGAGGATTTATACTGTGCTATAAAAATACACTGAAAGGCCCAGTAATGAACAGTGAGCTTCATTTAAAAGGCCTGCTTCTTAAGATGAGCATCACAGCATATCAGCACAATATGACAGTTCAGTACTGCTTTCCTGACAACAACTTATCATGCCTAAAGGAGGTCAGAACAGGAACTGGGAATATATTCTTATTCACTCTCCTATCATTTAtctctgtgtgtactgtgtttttgaacctgctggtgatcatctccatctctcacttcaAGCAGCTCCACACTCCAACCAACCTGCTCATCCTCTCTCTGGCTGTCGCTGATTTTCTTGTGGGACTTGTTGTCATGCCTGTGAATATAATGGGAATGGTAGATAACTGTTGGTATCTTGGCAACATGGCATGTATTGTTGTATTAGTGATAAACAATTTGTCAACCGCAGCATCTCTCTGTAGTCTGACGTTCATCGCAGTTGATCGGTACATTGCTGTTAATGACCCTCTGAGTTATTCTACCAAAATCACAGTTTGTAAAACAACAGTATTTATTATTTCTGGATGGTTTTTATCTATTCTATATATCTTcatctttttatattttaatggcAATCTGCTTCCATCTCAGATTATGATTAGATGTCATGGAGAGTGTGTAATGTATGTAAAATATCCATGGATGACTGTTGACCTTATAGTTAGTTTCGTAACCCCTTCTTCTGTTATATTGATCttgtattcatttatttttaatgtgGCAAGACGTCAAGCTATAGCTATGAGATCTGTTATGAATAGTACATCTAACAGAAAAGTAGCCAAAGTTTCATTCACTTCTGAAACCAAAGCAGCAAGAACTCTGGGAATTGTAGTTTGTGTTTATCTTGTTTGCTGGATACCATATTATATAAGTTCATTGTCAGTTGAAAACATGTCTTCATTTTCACTGTTGTGGACAGTGTTTGGTTGGCTAATATACATTAATTCCTCTATGAATCCTCTAATATATGCTATATTTTATCCATGGTTTAGAGCATCAGTTAAGAACATTTTAACTTGTAGAATATTGAAGTCCTAATCTTTCAGCAATATTTCTGATGTCAAACATTAATTCTCAGAAAACTATGTTTGTATGAAAGTTTTAGAATACCTTGGTAAAGGTAGGGATTTTGTcaagaaaatgtatttaaataaagTATTTATACTTTCCACCGTCCCGTTCTGTATGTAAGTGTTTCTATGTGTATGTTCTTGGGTATTCTGTATGTTTACTTATACTTGAACAATTTGAAAGGCTAATGTAATTATATTTAGGGTTTAAAATATGAAGATAGGTATTTGTTGTCCACCCAAAATTCGTGCATTTTCAAAATTTGTGTCGGGTCTAGGAATGTATTCGCCATGAATTCCGGGGTACTACtcacaaataaatatatatacaatgtATCACAACAGTGAGTACACTCCTCACATTTCTGCACACATTTCTGGGACAACACTTCAACACAATGAAAAGTATTCTCTGTGCAGCTTATATATATGTAACAGTGTACATTTTTTCTTGCCTCAAAATAACTCAAAATACAGCCAGTAATGACTAAACCACTAGCAACAAAAGTGAGTACACCCCTTAATGAATGTTCCTGAAATGTCAATATTTTGTGTGGCCACCATTATTATCCAGAACTGCCTTAACTCTCCTTGGCATGGGCTTTACCACGTTGCCACTGCAATGCTTTTCCACTCCTCCATGACATCATCACGGTCATCATATTCAAGACCTTGTGCTCCTCCACCTTCTACTTGAGGTGCCCCAAAGATGATTTAGGTCTGGAGACATGCTTGGCCAGTCCATCACCTTTACCCCGTCCTCTTCAATAAAGCACTGGCCATCTTAGGTGTGTTTGGGGTACTATAATGCCAGAACGCCCTGCAACCCAGTTTCCGGAGGGAGGGGATCATGATCTGCTTCAGTATTCAGTACATATTGGAGTTCATGTGTCCCTCAATGAAATGTACCTCCGCAACACCTGCTGCACTCATGCATCCCCAGACCATGGCATTCCCACCACCATGCTCGACTGTAGGCATGACACACATTGTACTCCTTTGTACACCTGATTGCCACCAGACATGCTTGAGACCATCTGAACCAAACAAATTAATCTTGATCTAATCAGACCATAGGACATTGTTCCAGGACATAGGACATGCCCTTTGTTGACATGTCTTCAGCAAACTGTTTGCGAGCTTTCTTGTGAACACACTTCAGAAGAAGCTTGCTTCTGGGGTGACAGTCATGCAGACAAATTTAATGTAGTGTTTGGCATTTGGTCTGAGCACTGCGGCAATACTGACATCACTCCTGCGCCGATTTTTCAAACGCAGCATTTGGATGTCATGATGAGCACATGCACTTAGCTTCTTTAGACGACCAACGTGAGGTCTGTTCTGCAGAGTGGACCCTGCTCTTTTAAAACACTGGATGATCTTGGCCTTTGTGCTACAGCTCAGTTTCAGTTTCATGGAACACCATGAGGATTGCAGGTATTACAGCGATGAGGACTGCGAGCCACGTGACCACAGGCCTATACCTCACCCTAATTGATTAGAGGAGACTGGCTGTTGGTTTCAAATTCTGACACCTCATCTAGGCAACTGGGCTGTGTTTACTGAACTTTTAGAAAAGGCTTTCCTACCTTCCGATATCCAAAAACTCTGGAGATCTGGAGAGACATTCTGGACCATGTTCAGGCTCCTAATTAACCATTACCCACATTTGTAGCACATATGCTACGAGTCAGGAATCCAATGCTGGAACTGGACAAATTGGAGATCATTTGTAAACATACTCTGTAAAAGTACTCTGTCACTCTTTATGGCACACCCGTGTTTGTTCCATGGCAGACCTGTTACTGCGTGCCTACGAGCTGCCTGCAGCACTCAGCCATCATGATCTCGATAGACCTAGGGTCCCCCAGTCGAGGCCTCTGGCAACAGTCTTTTACTATACTGTAGGTGCTCTCTGCCTAGTTCTACTGCCCACAGTGCAGATGTCTTGCCACAGGACCCTGAGGTTTCCAGCACATGGTTCGTAGACCATTATAAAGGAAAGAACAGAGTACAGGAACAGGGAAACCCCAACAGGAGGAGGCCATATCAGTGAAGCACCCTTTCCCCCAGGAGTTGAAGCCTCATGTCCCAAAAACAAGCCCCCATAGTGTTCCTCATATAGAACAATGCATCAGGTGTTTTTTGGAATAACCCATTCTGTGTCACCGTGAAGCTCAAACAAAGTCGTTGCCGCAACCCTAGACACAGGGGCTTCACTGTTGGCGATACAGGCCTCATATGTAGAAAGACTCCGGTGGGAATATTAAGTGCACACCATGGTTGGCACCAGCATACTGGTGTTACCTGGATACCAATTTGGTTCCAGGGCCAGCAGTTCTTTCATTGATTCGTGATCCTGGAACAAATGTCCCTGTTTCTCCTGTATGGACTTCATTATTTTCGCCTCTGTCAGCACTGGCTGGGATGTCGTTCCTTCAGCCaccactaggggcacccgagtcagtcctagactcaaTCGGCATAATCACCAGTGATTCTTCTCAGCTGTTTTcttggcttcttaaggaagcttgtggagacaaATCACTGCTGAATTGTTTTGGCTTGCCGTTACGTTCTCAGccatttctcttctctctcagtctctgggTGCTTTCTCGAGttaaaggtgtctcgccacattgttttttctctctctgtgtctctcttgttctctctagTGATGGCAAAACGAGGCTTCATGAATCAATGGGGCTTTTCATCTAAAAGGTTCACCAAAAGGTTCATTACCTGAAGCCTCGTTGACTCGTTCTCACTAGTGACACCTACTGTGCAAAAGGATATATGACACTCAATTCATTCTGAGTCAGAAAAAACTGGAATGTCtgtgtataaaataaaaaatttttgCCACGTCCCAATGAATTAAAAAGTTTGTTTTTACATGGAAATATCATTATttgagtgatgtgatgttgaacaagtaaaataaatacttaaaataaatgCTTGTGGAACTGGGAGTACAAGAGTGCTTATGGAACTGAAAGACAGGAAACTGCAACAGATGGAACAAATATAAATTACtgattttaaatttttttaaagaagCTTTTTGACAGTGTTGGGGTTGAGTCGATTCCTTTTCTCAGACGCCTTAGAAGTCTACCTAGCTTACAACTAGCTTAAAGTCTATAATAATACGAATAATAAACAATAGCTGATCTAATCTATTTTATAACAGAACTTTAACCACTAACTCTAACTAATTAACCAATGCACACCTCTCACAACACCAACTTAAAACCCACAAAGGGCCGCAAGGCTAAAACTAGAAtcctgcaccgggtcgggtacGGGTACAggcaaatagatgctgaaacgggtgggttttacacgtACCGCAATTtaacgggtgggtatgcgggcgggtaagttaaatacggGCCACCTAAGGACGAATCGTTCGATGTTGTTTTGTGGTGAAAAGAACACCAAGACGATTTCCCCAAACTGGCAACAAATGCCCGAAGTGTCCTCTCAATCCCCGCATCCAGCGCTGCGAGTCAGAGAGATTTTTGCTCCGCTGGTTTTGTGATCCAAGAGCGCAGAACGCAGCTCAAACATGGGACTGTGGACGacatactgttcctgcacagtaacctaggatagatttgtgaacctatgtgattttatttagttgttatactggcatttgttccctctcgttttgcattgtgttatggcaccggttggctacataaattttcttgcgttttaccagttgctacttttagataggaatactgttcctgcacagcaatcttagattttattttgtgttgtactgacattttttcagaggcgcatttaaaaataaagtgctctataagaatactttcgatttgtcacgatttcgatttttcacgggcacgggtgggtaacgggtagaatattaacgggtccggCCGGGTACGGATTTAACTTTGGAATAGCCATGGGttcgcgggtgggtgggtgctgtactctgcaGATAAGGGTGGGTGCGGGTCTCAAAAAACGGACCCGTGCAGGTCTCTGGCTCAAACCCGCTTTATGTGGTTGTGACACTCAAAATGAAACGATGACGTAACCCACTGAatccgaggcctcgtttgtcatCAGTCACGTGATTTTTACGGTAATGACACACGCCTCGAACCGGGGCTTCATTTGGCACGCCCCTTTTTTCTCGATACAAGCTCCGAGGCATCGCTTCAAATGTCACATCACTAGTTCTCTCGCTCTTCTCTGCTTTGCACTTTTACTTATTCAAGTATCTATCTCTATggcctctcaagttttccccaagccaattctcttcctatccgttacTCATttgttttgg
This window contains:
- the LOC143526263 gene encoding uncharacterized protein LOC143526263; translated protein: MNKIRREFPLEAKNAKGREKLSTEVYRSDDALLTVYASKPNKTVCVLSTMHTHVEIADDRKRKPNTVTDYNRTKCAVDIMDQKARAYTVRAETRRWPVAVFYNILDLAAMNARVLYTACTGSTESRRVFMCALAEELRLRFLQEKKLKRTPRPSPAPGKKTTYQVQTNCNRNHSITPCAACGKYTCRKCRAECPWLCGNCVPKTT
- the LOC143526264 gene encoding trace amine-associated receptor 13c-like: MTVQYCFPDNNLSCLKEVRTGTGNIFLFTLLSFISVCTVFLNLLVIISISHFKQLHTPTNLLILSLAVADFLVGLVVMPVNIMGMVDNCWYLGNMACIVVLVINNLSTAASLCSLTFIAVDRYIAVNDPLSYSTKITVCKTTVFIISGWFLSILYIFIFLYFNGNLLPSQIMIRCHGECVMYVKYPWMTVDLIVSFVTPSSVILILYSFIFNVARRQAIAMRSVMNSTSNRKVAKVSFTSETKAARTLGIVVCVYLVCWIPYYISSLSVENMSSFSLLWTVFGWLIYINSSMNPLIYAIFYPWFRASVKNILTCRILKS